One Candidatus Palauibacter polyketidifaciens DNA segment encodes these proteins:
- a CDS encoding HEPN domain-containing protein, giving the protein MTQPERHPSTDPREWLSRARSNLTRAGNRLAGIYLEDLCFDAQQAAEKALKGVLLSRDVEFPYVHDLAHLLHILESHGEPIPADLRRVGRLTPYAVATRYPGPGVPVSEAQYLEAVEIAETVVNWAAKLLHGADAGP; this is encoded by the coding sequence ATGACGCAGCCTGAGCGTCATCCATCCACTGACCCGCGCGAATGGCTCAGCCGCGCACGGAGCAATCTGACCCGGGCCGGGAACCGCCTCGCCGGCATCTACCTGGAGGACCTCTGCTTCGACGCGCAGCAGGCAGCGGAGAAGGCGCTGAAGGGCGTGCTGCTATCGCGCGACGTCGAGTTCCCCTATGTGCATGATCTGGCGCACCTGCTCCATATCCTCGAGTCGCACGGAGAACCGATTCCGGCGGACCTTCGCCGCGTCGGACGCCTCACTCCCTATGCCGTCGCGACTCGCTATCCGGGTCCGGGCGTGCCTGTCTCGGAGGCGCAATACCTCGAAGCTGTGGAGATTGCCGAGACCGTCGTGAACTGGGCCGCGAAGTTGTTGCACGGCGCCGACGCCGGGCCCTAG
- a CDS encoding nucleotidyltransferase domain-containing protein gives MSGGLKAKAARAPRNGGRSLDDATLDEIVQRIVVASQPEKVILFGSAARGEMGPHSDVDLLVIKQCENNWDVMGDIYEELYGVAAAVDVVVVTPGDVERYRDVHAFVIKPALREGRVVYDAA, from the coding sequence ATGAGCGGGGGGTTGAAGGCGAAGGCGGCGCGCGCGCCGCGGAACGGCGGGCGTTCGCTCGATGACGCGACGCTGGACGAGATCGTCCAGCGAATCGTCGTCGCCTCTCAACCGGAGAAAGTCATACTCTTCGGCTCCGCCGCCCGCGGTGAGATGGGCCCGCACAGCGATGTCGACCTTCTCGTCATCAAGCAGTGTGAAAACAACTGGGATGTGATGGGGGATATCTACGAGGAACTTTACGGCGTCGCGGCCGCGGTCGATGTCGTCGTCGTAACCCCCGGCGATGTCGAACGCTATCGGGATGTGCACGCGTTCGTCATCAAGCCGGCGCTGCGGGAAGGCCGGGTGGTCTATGACGCAGCCTGA
- a CDS encoding nuclear transport factor 2 family protein: MTNTLARPRRFHARFALPVMCAAAWSTFNIGSALMAVSLSAQDAAGGQDDARGEVSAVLDALHAAASEANFDRYFSLYAGEAVFLGTDATERWTREEFMDYTRARFDTGTGWTYHMIERHIAIAPGGRTAWFDERLENANLGETRGSGVLVMEDGGWKIAQYNLTIPIPNEMAREVAQRIRALPGGG, encoded by the coding sequence ATGACGAACACGCTTGCCCGGCCACGCCGTTTCCATGCGCGATTCGCTCTCCCGGTGATGTGCGCCGCGGCGTGGTCCACATTCAACATCGGGTCGGCGCTCATGGCCGTATCGCTCTCCGCACAGGATGCCGCCGGTGGGCAGGATGATGCGCGGGGCGAGGTCTCCGCGGTCCTCGACGCGCTCCACGCGGCCGCCTCGGAGGCCAACTTCGACCGCTACTTCAGCCTCTACGCCGGCGAGGCCGTCTTCCTCGGCACCGACGCGACCGAGCGCTGGACACGCGAGGAGTTCATGGACTACACGAGGGCGCGCTTCGACACGGGCACGGGCTGGACCTACCACATGATCGAGCGCCACATCGCGATCGCGCCCGGCGGGCGCACCGCGTGGTTCGACGAGCGCCTCGAAAACGCCAACCTCGGTGAAACGCGCGGCAGCGGCGTGCTGGTGATGGAAGATGGGGGTTGGAAGATCGCTCAGTACAACCTCACGATCCCGATACCCAACGAGATGGCCCGCGAGGTCGCCCAGCGGATCCGGGCGCTGCCGGGCGGCGGCTAA
- a CDS encoding ABC transporter ATP-binding protein, whose amino-acid sequence MLDLRSLAVGYRNAGAFVLSGIDLSAAPGDFVCILGRNGSGKSTLMRTIAGLQASLDGTAQLDGEDIAAMRPATRARRIAVVLTERRFNPGLRVDDVIALARQPFTRWQGGLADDDRNAIAAAVAVTDVEPFLRRFFSDLSDGERQRVMIARALAQTPRLMVLDEITAFLDLPSRVEIMALLRSQAREKGQIVLLSSHDLDLSLQLADSVWLLDGEGGFSVGTPDALSRSGALGDAFDTDAIRFSPGDGRFEVRTTGSA is encoded by the coding sequence ATGCTGGATCTGCGGTCGCTCGCCGTGGGCTACCGCAACGCGGGGGCCTTCGTCCTCTCCGGGATCGATCTCTCGGCCGCTCCCGGTGACTTCGTCTGCATCCTCGGCCGCAACGGTTCCGGGAAATCGACGCTCATGCGCACGATCGCGGGGCTGCAAGCGTCGCTCGACGGAACCGCACAGCTCGACGGCGAAGACATTGCGGCCATGCGGCCGGCGACGCGCGCGCGCCGCATCGCCGTGGTGCTGACCGAGCGACGGTTCAATCCGGGTCTCCGCGTGGACGACGTCATCGCGCTCGCCCGGCAGCCTTTCACGCGCTGGCAGGGCGGACTGGCGGACGACGACAGGAACGCGATCGCCGCCGCCGTCGCAGTCACGGACGTCGAGCCGTTCCTGCGGCGCTTCTTCAGCGATCTGAGCGACGGCGAGCGACAGCGCGTGATGATTGCGCGGGCGCTCGCACAGACCCCGCGGCTCATGGTGCTCGACGAGATCACGGCCTTCCTCGATCTGCCGAGCCGCGTCGAGATCATGGCCCTCCTGCGTTCCCAGGCCAGAGAGAAGGGGCAGATCGTCCTGCTGTCGAGCCACGACCTCGACCTGTCGCTTCAGCTCGCCGACAGCGTTTGGCTGCTCGACGGCGAGGGCGGCTTTTCGGTCGGTACGCCCGACGCGCTGAGCCGCAGCGGCGCGCTCGGCGACGCTTTCGACACCGACGCGATCCGGTTCTCCCCGGGAGATGGCCGCTTCGAGGTCAGGACGACCGGGTCGGCTTAG
- a CDS encoding iron chelate uptake ABC transporter family permease subunit: MRRHTSSAALLAALAALSLLTLTYGQIALPLADTLGALTGTQSTDLARQIVLDIRLPRVVAAIIAGGALGMAGVLMQALFRNPVADAWSLGLLAGGQLGVALTVTAAAFAGPAAVSFLTFFEGPSITLAAATGVAIAAFVMLAIGRRVGAITLLVIGLMLGFTSQGLTSVLLHFAARAGGRVYGGWQDASFAGVAPEALPWLALPIVIGISAAVATAKPLSSLLLGETYARSLGVKVTSLRHAVLAATVLLVAPVVAFCGPVSFVGLIAPHFARALAGTARILPLLPLAGLGGALLALAGDAIIHAPWEQHFLHLNAILAIVGAPVVILILIFSPAVRQWR; encoded by the coding sequence ATGCGACGCCACACCAGTTCCGCCGCTCTCCTCGCCGCGCTCGCCGCACTCTCCCTGCTGACGCTGACCTATGGGCAGATCGCGCTTCCCCTGGCTGACACGCTCGGCGCGCTGACGGGGACGCAGTCGACCGACCTCGCTCGGCAGATCGTCCTCGATATTCGCCTCCCGAGGGTCGTCGCCGCGATCATCGCCGGCGGCGCGCTCGGCATGGCGGGCGTGCTGATGCAGGCCCTCTTCCGGAATCCGGTCGCCGACGCGTGGTCCCTCGGCCTCCTCGCGGGCGGCCAGCTCGGGGTCGCCCTCACCGTGACCGCGGCGGCGTTCGCGGGTCCCGCAGCCGTGTCGTTCCTCACCTTCTTCGAGGGCCCCAGCATCACGCTCGCGGCCGCCACGGGGGTCGCGATCGCGGCGTTCGTCATGCTTGCCATCGGCCGCCGCGTCGGCGCCATCACGCTGCTCGTCATTGGCCTCATGCTCGGTTTCACGTCCCAGGGCCTCACGAGCGTTCTGCTTCACTTCGCGGCCCGCGCCGGCGGTCGCGTTTATGGCGGGTGGCAGGATGCGAGCTTTGCCGGCGTCGCGCCCGAAGCGCTGCCGTGGCTCGCGCTGCCGATCGTCATCGGTATCAGTGCCGCCGTCGCGACGGCCAAGCCGCTCAGCTCGCTGCTTCTCGGCGAGACCTACGCCCGCAGCCTCGGCGTCAAGGTGACGTCGTTACGACATGCCGTTCTCGCGGCAACCGTTCTCCTCGTGGCGCCCGTGGTGGCCTTCTGCGGGCCGGTGAGCTTCGTCGGCCTCATCGCGCCCCACTTCGCCCGGGCACTGGCCGGAACGGCGCGGATCCTCCCGCTCCTTCCACTCGCCGGACTCGGCGGCGCGCTGCTTGCCCTCGCCGGCGACGCCATCATCCATGCGCCGTGGGAACAGCACTTCCTGCACCTGAACGCGATCCTCGCCATCGTCGGCGCTCCGGTCGTGATTCTCATCCTGATTTTCTCGCCGGCCGTGAGGCAGTGGCGCTGA
- a CDS encoding ABC transporter substrate-binding protein: MSYDPGTVDGDPLETPFAETFSVVERDGYRIVDIEASVVTWGGSAGGPPQRARLVLVPRGLEPPALTGDLTGASLIRTPVRRIAVNEQPQEAMLRVLGVEDRIVAVGGHNSYHDDLRRKARAGEIQQIGYGWHMPPTLDALVAAQPDVLIARMADLTHTQHMERVESLGIPVVPTFIDAEPHYMGRVEWVRLMGLLTGKEAEADAFVQLVSEEIDRLTSLARTQPRRSVLWAWYRSAGNRWAVTQRNADAALIRDANAELVLGAEDDPQLDTFSDLSTERLLRDATGADCWMIRDPLSGVFDDQDVLARFKAYREGCVFWEPGKPHPTADSWELWEMGTIRPDWHLADIVKMLHPALRDGEWRYLAPETWQADHAGAGQHE; encoded by the coding sequence GTGTCTTACGATCCGGGAACCGTCGACGGAGATCCGCTGGAAACGCCGTTTGCGGAGACCTTCAGCGTCGTCGAACGGGACGGTTATCGGATCGTCGACATCGAAGCGTCCGTCGTCACCTGGGGCGGCTCGGCTGGCGGGCCGCCGCAGCGCGCCCGGCTCGTGCTCGTCCCGAGGGGCCTGGAGCCGCCCGCCCTGACGGGGGATCTGACGGGCGCGTCGCTGATCCGAACGCCCGTCCGGCGGATCGCCGTCAACGAGCAACCCCAAGAGGCCATGCTGCGCGTACTCGGGGTCGAGGACCGGATCGTCGCCGTCGGCGGGCACAACAGCTACCACGATGACCTGCGCCGCAAAGCACGCGCGGGTGAGATCCAGCAGATCGGCTACGGCTGGCACATGCCGCCGACGCTCGACGCGCTGGTGGCGGCCCAGCCCGACGTGCTGATCGCGCGCATGGCCGACCTCACGCACACCCAACACATGGAACGCGTCGAGTCGCTCGGCATTCCGGTCGTGCCGACCTTCATCGATGCCGAGCCGCACTACATGGGCCGCGTCGAGTGGGTTCGCTTGATGGGCCTGCTGACCGGGAAGGAGGCGGAAGCCGATGCGTTCGTTCAGTTGGTCTCGGAGGAGATCGACCGTCTGACATCACTCGCTCGAACGCAGCCGCGCCGGTCGGTGCTCTGGGCCTGGTACAGGAGCGCCGGCAATCGCTGGGCCGTCACGCAGCGCAACGCCGACGCGGCCCTCATTCGCGACGCGAACGCGGAACTTGTGCTCGGCGCCGAGGACGATCCCCAGCTCGACACCTTTTCAGACCTCTCGACGGAACGGCTCCTGCGGGATGCAACGGGCGCCGATTGCTGGATGATCCGCGACCCGCTGTCCGGAGTTTTCGACGATCAGGACGTGCTGGCGCGTTTCAAAGCGTACCGGGAGGGCTGCGTGTTCTGGGAGCCGGGCAAACCCCATCCCACCGCCGATTCGTGGGAGCTGTGGGAGATGGGGACCATCCGGCCGGACTGGCACCTGGCCGACATCGTGAAGATGCTGCACCCGGCCCTGCGCGACGGGGAGTGGCGCTACCTCGCACCGGAAACGTGGCAGGCAGACCATGCCGGCGCGGGTCAGCACGAGTGA
- a CDS encoding FG-GAP-like repeat-containing protein, with the protein MPHTHQDARPLVRVTLLAMAALCVGCGPGAPDWVEEDGYRWAELRVSGEDEPGFERLDPSETGISFENVVTETQYIENSHYLNGSGVAAGDVDGDGRVDLYFAGMDGPNRLYRNLGGWRFEEIAEEAGVAAADRFSTGAAFADVDGDGDLDLLVHALGGPNALYLNDGTGRFADGTEAAGLSSTLGSMSMTLADIDGDGDLDLYVVNNKVATVQDLFPPVDMQPSNIYRQSEGGFEILPEWREHFTLGEVREGMVPRLELAEPDRLYLNDGTGRFTPVPWTEGAFLDEEGRPLQAEPLEWGLAARFQDVDGDGDPDLYVCNDFHSPDHIWINDGTGRFRMLDPLAMRSTSFASMAVDFSDVDRDGFTDFFVAEMLSREQRLRMKQIVGGVADPQFAGRIRNRPQKPRNTLYLSRGDGTFAEAAQFAGLDASGWSWGSTFMDVDLDGFEDLLVGTGHFYDAMDKDAAQRVGSMDWRQRILGFPPLRLSNVAFRNRGDLTFEEVGEAWSFAGDEDITHGMATADLDGDGDLDVVTNRLLAPAGVYRNVGRAPRVAVRLVGRGLNTDGVGAQIRLSGSGLPVQTKEIVAGGLYLSGSEAMASFAAAGGEMTIEVVWRGGMVSRVEGVSANRIYEIREPAAGGAASAAGAGSAGATESEAPLFDDVSELLGHRHRENSFDDFAQQPLITWRLGQGGPGVAWTDIDGDGDSDALVGGGGGAGLSVFRNDGAGGFSPDRGARGDGAAGPAPSPGDQTGLVIVPGRAGATVVVGTATYDGTDRAAASATLLRASGSVLREAQTLPAAESSTGPLAAADVDGDGDVDLFAGGRVVPGQYPAAATSRLFLNEGGRYVLDESNAAVLAGLGLVSGAVFSDLDADGDPDLLLAVEWGPVRLLVNRDGRFEDATAAFGLESRTGWWNGVTTGDLNEDGLPDVIASNRGLNSQFTASSEHPATAYHADLDNDGFRDVIEARYDEFTRAMVPVRGLLTLAGGLPFLRGRIQGFEHYGQLGVNEILEQPADLLPTVEATTLAHTVFINRGGSFEAFDLPRESQLAPAFHAGVADMDGDGHEDVFLSQNLFALRGEADRNDGGRGLWLRGDGTGALTPVPGQRSGIAVYGEQRGAAFADYDGDGRVDVLVSQNAAGTKLYRNTGAKPGLRVRLRGGPGNPAAIGAAIRLEYAGGALGPLRAVRAGGGYWSQDDPVQVMGLAAEPTAVRVRWPDGSETVTPLDAPTPLEVTIEATGALAARR; encoded by the coding sequence ATGCCCCACACTCATCAGGACGCCCGGCCCCTCGTCCGCGTCACGCTGCTGGCGATGGCCGCGCTCTGCGTCGGGTGCGGACCGGGCGCGCCGGACTGGGTCGAGGAGGACGGGTACCGCTGGGCCGAGCTTCGGGTGTCGGGCGAGGACGAGCCGGGGTTCGAGCGACTCGACCCCTCGGAGACCGGGATCTCGTTCGAGAACGTGGTGACGGAAACGCAGTACATAGAGAACAGCCACTATCTGAACGGGTCCGGCGTCGCGGCGGGGGACGTGGACGGCGACGGCCGCGTCGATCTCTATTTCGCGGGGATGGACGGGCCGAACCGGCTCTACCGGAACCTGGGCGGCTGGCGCTTCGAGGAGATCGCCGAGGAGGCCGGGGTCGCGGCGGCGGACCGCTTTTCGACGGGGGCGGCGTTCGCGGATGTGGACGGCGATGGCGACCTCGACCTGCTCGTCCACGCGCTCGGGGGCCCGAACGCGCTCTACCTGAACGACGGGACGGGGCGTTTTGCGGACGGGACGGAAGCGGCGGGGCTCTCCTCGACACTCGGGAGCATGTCGATGACGCTCGCCGACATCGACGGAGATGGGGATCTCGACCTGTACGTGGTGAACAACAAGGTCGCGACAGTGCAGGACCTCTTCCCGCCCGTAGACATGCAGCCGAGCAACATCTACCGGCAGTCGGAAGGGGGGTTCGAGATCCTCCCCGAATGGCGGGAACACTTCACGCTCGGCGAGGTCCGGGAAGGGATGGTCCCCCGGCTCGAACTCGCGGAGCCCGACCGGCTCTACCTGAACGACGGAACGGGACGGTTCACGCCGGTCCCGTGGACGGAGGGCGCGTTCCTCGACGAGGAGGGGCGCCCCCTTCAGGCCGAGCCGCTGGAGTGGGGGCTCGCGGCGCGTTTCCAGGACGTGGACGGGGACGGAGATCCCGATCTTTACGTCTGCAACGACTTCCACAGCCCGGACCACATCTGGATCAACGATGGGACGGGGCGTTTCCGGATGCTCGATCCGCTCGCGATGCGGAGTACGAGCTTCGCCTCCATGGCGGTGGATTTTTCGGACGTCGACCGGGACGGGTTCACGGACTTCTTCGTGGCGGAGATGCTGAGCCGGGAGCAACGGCTGCGCATGAAGCAGATCGTCGGCGGGGTCGCCGATCCTCAGTTCGCGGGACGAATCCGGAACCGGCCGCAGAAGCCGCGCAACACGCTCTACCTGAGCCGGGGGGATGGGACCTTCGCGGAAGCCGCGCAGTTCGCGGGACTGGACGCGTCCGGCTGGTCGTGGGGGAGCACGTTCATGGATGTCGATCTCGACGGGTTCGAGGATCTTCTCGTGGGGACCGGCCACTTCTACGACGCGATGGACAAGGACGCGGCGCAGCGCGTGGGGTCGATGGACTGGCGGCAGCGGATCCTCGGCTTCCCGCCGCTGCGCCTCTCCAACGTCGCCTTCCGCAATCGCGGAGACCTGACCTTCGAGGAGGTGGGGGAGGCGTGGAGTTTCGCAGGGGACGAGGACATCACGCACGGGATGGCGACGGCGGATCTCGACGGGGACGGGGACCTGGACGTCGTCACGAACCGGCTGCTCGCGCCCGCGGGCGTGTACCGGAACGTAGGGCGGGCGCCGCGGGTGGCCGTGCGACTCGTCGGCCGGGGGCTCAACACCGACGGCGTCGGCGCGCAGATCCGTCTGTCGGGGAGCGGGTTGCCGGTGCAGACGAAGGAGATCGTCGCGGGAGGCCTGTACCTCTCCGGTTCGGAGGCGATGGCCAGCTTCGCCGCAGCCGGCGGAGAAATGACGATCGAGGTCGTGTGGCGGGGCGGGATGGTGAGCCGGGTGGAGGGGGTCAGCGCGAACCGCATCTACGAGATCCGGGAGCCCGCGGCCGGCGGCGCGGCTTCGGCTGCGGGCGCCGGTTCGGCGGGGGCGACGGAATCGGAGGCGCCCCTGTTCGACGATGTGTCCGAGCTGCTCGGGCACCGTCACCGGGAGAACTCGTTCGACGATTTCGCGCAGCAGCCGCTCATCACGTGGCGCCTGGGACAGGGCGGCCCGGGCGTGGCGTGGACCGATATCGACGGTGACGGAGACTCTGACGCGCTGGTCGGCGGAGGGGGTGGCGCGGGCCTTTCCGTCTTCCGCAACGACGGCGCGGGCGGGTTCTCGCCGGACCGGGGAGCGCGGGGCGACGGGGCAGCCGGGCCCGCGCCATCCCCGGGCGACCAGACGGGCCTTGTCATCGTCCCCGGCCGGGCCGGCGCCACGGTGGTCGTCGGAACCGCTACGTACGACGGCACCGACCGGGCGGCCGCCTCGGCCACGCTGCTGCGGGCCTCCGGCTCGGTGCTCCGGGAGGCGCAGACGCTCCCGGCCGCCGAGTCGAGCACCGGCCCGCTCGCGGCGGCCGACGTCGACGGGGACGGCGACGTCGATCTCTTCGCGGGCGGCCGCGTGGTCCCCGGCCAGTATCCGGCGGCGGCGACCTCTCGCCTCTTCCTCAACGAGGGCGGCCGCTACGTCCTCGACGAGTCGAACGCGGCCGTCCTGGCCGGCCTGGGCCTCGTGTCCGGCGCCGTCTTCAGCGACTTGGACGCGGATGGCGACCCGGACCTCCTGCTCGCCGTCGAGTGGGGACCGGTTCGGCTGCTCGTCAACCGCGATGGACGATTCGAGGACGCGACGGCCGCCTTCGGACTCGAGTCCCGGACCGGGTGGTGGAACGGGGTGACGACGGGAGACCTCAACGAAGACGGGCTGCCCGACGTCATCGCCTCCAATCGCGGACTCAACTCGCAGTTCACGGCGAGTTCCGAGCATCCGGCCACCGCCTATCACGCCGACCTGGACAACGATGGTTTCCGGGATGTGATCGAGGCGCGCTACGACGAGTTCACGCGCGCGATGGTGCCGGTGCGAGGACTCCTCACGCTGGCCGGCGGCCTCCCCTTCCTGCGCGGCCGCATCCAGGGGTTCGAGCACTACGGGCAGTTGGGCGTGAACGAGATCCTGGAACAGCCCGCGGACCTGCTGCCCACGGTCGAGGCGACGACGTTGGCGCACACCGTGTTCATCAACCGGGGGGGGTCGTTCGAGGCGTTCGACCTGCCGCGCGAATCGCAGTTGGCGCCCGCCTTTCACGCGGGTGTGGCCGACATGGACGGGGACGGGCACGAGGATGTCTTCCTGAGCCAGAACCTGTTCGCGCTGCGCGGCGAAGCGGACCGGAACGACGGGGGCCGCGGCCTGTGGCTACGGGGCGACGGGACGGGAGCGCTGACGCCGGTCCCGGGACAGCGGTCGGGCATCGCGGTGTATGGCGAGCAGCGCGGGGCGGCCTTCGCCGACTACGACGGGGATGGGCGCGTGGACGTGCTCGTCAGCCAGAACGCGGCCGGGACGAAACTGTACCGGAACACGGGCGCGAAGCCCGGGCTGCGTGTGCGGCTGCGCGGCGGTCCCGGCAACCCCGCCGCCATCGGCGCCGCCATTCGTCTCGAGTACGCCGGTGGAGCGCTCGGTCCGCTACGAGCGGTGCGGGCTGGCGGCGGCTACTGGTCGCAGGACGATCCGGTTCAGGTGATGGGACTCGCGGCGGAACCGACCGCCGTCCGCGTGCGCTGGCCAGACGGCTCCGAGACCGTCACGCCGCTGGACGCACCGACCCCGCTTGAGGTCACGATCGAAGCGACGGGCGCGCTCGCCGCTCGCCGCTGA
- a CDS encoding SDR family oxidoreductase codes for MPPTRSPDRRPRRVLVTGASGYVGGRLIPALEARGERVRCLARNPRYLANRFSSRTEVLAGDVLDPDSLSEALLGVDAAYYLVHSMGSKADFEEQDRLGAGNFARAARVRSVRRLIYLGGLIGDGELSPHLASRQEVGRILASEGPPTLEFRASIIIGSGSLSFELLRSLVNKLPCMVTPRWVRTTAQPIAIDDVIAYLIHGLDLDLERNAVFEIGGPRRVTYGELMHEYARQVGVRRAMVPVPFLSPRLSSLWLGLVTPVYARVGRKLVTSLRTETVVRDAAALDRFPVRPLDVRDAIERALSEEDGAMARTRWSDAVSSSGGQPLWGGKRFGSRIVDRQQTVVRVGAERAFAPIERIGGATGWYYANWLWVLRGSADLLLGGVGMRRGRPHPTELRPGDPLDFWRVEAIEAGRLLRLRAEMKVPGRAWLQFEVEPRTAGSRITQTAVFDPLGLGGLLYWYLLYPIHRLIFRGMLRGIARRIDSAPAGAPRPRVKRE; via the coding sequence ATGCCCCCAACACGGAGTCCGGATCGGCGGCCGCGTCGCGTTCTCGTCACCGGAGCGAGCGGATACGTCGGTGGACGGCTCATCCCGGCCCTCGAGGCGCGCGGAGAACGGGTCCGCTGTCTCGCTCGTAACCCCCGGTATCTCGCCAACCGGTTCTCGAGCCGGACCGAGGTCCTGGCGGGCGACGTGCTGGATCCAGACTCGCTCTCTGAAGCGCTCCTCGGCGTGGACGCCGCCTACTACCTCGTCCATTCGATGGGATCGAAAGCCGACTTCGAGGAACAGGATCGCCTCGGTGCCGGCAATTTCGCCCGTGCCGCGCGAGTTCGGAGCGTGCGCCGGCTGATCTATCTCGGCGGCCTCATCGGCGACGGCGAGTTATCGCCGCACCTCGCGAGCCGGCAGGAAGTCGGCCGTATCCTCGCCTCCGAAGGGCCGCCCACGCTGGAGTTCCGCGCCTCGATCATCATCGGATCGGGGTCGCTCTCCTTCGAACTGTTGCGGAGCCTGGTCAACAAGCTGCCGTGCATGGTGACGCCGCGCTGGGTCCGGACGACGGCCCAGCCCATCGCGATCGACGACGTCATCGCCTACCTGATCCACGGGCTCGACCTCGACCTGGAGCGCAACGCGGTGTTCGAGATCGGCGGGCCGAGGCGCGTCACTTACGGCGAACTGATGCATGAGTACGCCCGCCAGGTCGGCGTGCGACGCGCAATGGTCCCCGTCCCCTTCCTCAGTCCGCGACTCTCGAGCCTGTGGCTCGGTCTCGTCACGCCCGTTTATGCGCGCGTCGGCCGGAAGCTCGTGACCAGCCTGCGGACCGAGACGGTCGTGCGCGATGCCGCGGCCCTTGATCGCTTCCCCGTCCGTCCCCTCGATGTGCGCGATGCGATCGAGCGGGCGTTGAGCGAGGAAGACGGCGCGATGGCCCGGACCCGGTGGAGCGACGCCGTCTCGTCCAGCGGAGGGCAGCCGCTCTGGGGCGGGAAACGCTTCGGGTCGCGGATCGTCGACCGCCAGCAGACGGTGGTAAGAGTCGGTGCCGAGCGCGCCTTCGCGCCGATCGAGCGCATCGGCGGCGCGACGGGCTGGTACTACGCCAACTGGCTGTGGGTGCTGCGCGGATCCGCAGACCTACTCCTGGGTGGGGTCGGCATGCGGCGCGGGCGCCCGCATCCGACTGAGCTACGCCCCGGCGACCCGCTCGACTTCTGGCGCGTAGAGGCCATCGAAGCCGGCCGCCTGCTCCGCCTGCGGGCCGAGATGAAAGTCCCGGGCCGTGCTTGGCTGCAGTTCGAGGTCGAACCTCGGACGGCAGGCAGCCGGATCACTCAGACGGCGGTTTTTGACCCCCTGGGCCTCGGCGGCCTGCTGTACTGGTACCTCCTCTACCCCATCCACCGGCTGATCTTCCGCGGAATGCTCCGCGGCATCGCGCGGCGCATCGATTCGGCACCCGCGGGGGCTCCGAGGCCTCGAGTAAAGCGCGAGTAG
- a CDS encoding type II toxin-antitoxin system VapC family toxin — protein MRLLLDTHAFLWWIADSGRLSRKARRLIADDTNNIAVSAASAWKIATKHRIGRLPGGEAVALDVAGRISDQGFSELPISVNDGERAGRLPGPHRDPFDRMLVAQALARGLPIISIDGVFDRYGLDRLW, from the coding sequence GTGCGCTTATTGCTGGACACGCATGCGTTTCTCTGGTGGATCGCGGACAGCGGGCGGCTGTCCCGGAAGGCTCGCCGCCTTATTGCGGATGATACGAACAACATCGCCGTCAGCGCGGCTTCCGCCTGGAAAATCGCGACGAAGCACCGGATCGGCAGACTGCCGGGTGGCGAGGCAGTGGCCCTGGATGTGGCCGGCCGCATCTCCGACCAGGGGTTCAGCGAACTTCCGATCAGCGTCAACGACGGGGAGCGCGCCGGACGCCTGCCAGGCCCCCATCGGGATCCTTTCGACCGAATGCTCGTAGCACAGGCTCTCGCGCGCGGCCTTCCGATCATCTCGATCGACGGAGTATTCGATCGCTACGGTCTGGATCGTCTCTGGTAG
- a CDS encoding type II toxin-antitoxin system prevent-host-death family antitoxin codes for MSHVVNVHEAKTQLSRLLAGVEAGEDIVIARRGEPVARLVACKPAGKRQPDVLKDRIVIPDSFFDPLPEEELAAWEGR; via the coding sequence ATGTCGCACGTCGTGAACGTTCATGAAGCCAAGACACAGCTCTCGCGCCTGCTGGCAGGGGTGGAAGCTGGAGAGGATATCGTCATCGCCCGCCGCGGCGAGCCGGTGGCACGGCTGGTAGCCTGCAAGCCGGCCGGCAAGCGCCAGCCGGATGTCCTGAAGGACCGGATCGTGATCCCCGACAGCTTCTTCGACCCGCTGCCGGAGGAGGAACTGGCCGCCTGGGAAGGCAGATAG